In a genomic window of Prochlorococcus marinus subsp. marinus str. CCMP1375:
- the purC gene encoding phosphoribosylaminoimidazolesuccinocarboxamide synthase produces MAPNHGALLYEGKAKRVYYTDNSDEFLVHFKNDATAFNAKKHAQLEGKGSLNCEISTEIFKLLERNGIATHFLNLEDDCWMLVQRVDVIPIEIVIRNIASGSLCKQTPIAPGTELSRPLMDLYLKDDVLEDPLLTEERIDLLNLLSSSQRKEIQRLSLRVNDCLKEFMKGLDLLLVDFKLEMGFNGSGQLLIADEISPDSCRIWDLKTNDQDDRILDKDRFRKDLGGVLEGYSEILRRIKAFNS; encoded by the coding sequence ATGGCCCCTAATCATGGCGCTCTTCTTTATGAAGGCAAAGCAAAAAGAGTTTATTACACTGATAATTCAGATGAGTTTTTAGTGCATTTTAAGAATGATGCGACTGCTTTTAATGCTAAAAAGCATGCTCAATTAGAAGGTAAGGGCAGCTTGAATTGCGAGATTTCTACAGAGATTTTTAAGTTGTTAGAAAGAAATGGTATCGCTACCCATTTCTTAAATTTAGAAGATGATTGCTGGATGTTAGTGCAGAGAGTTGATGTAATCCCAATAGAAATTGTGATTAGGAATATTGCGAGTGGCTCGCTTTGTAAGCAGACACCTATTGCTCCTGGAACAGAACTTTCTCGTCCTTTAATGGATTTATATCTTAAAGATGATGTTTTAGAGGACCCTCTTTTAACAGAAGAAAGAATAGATTTATTGAATTTATTGTCTTCTAGTCAAAGGAAAGAGATACAGAGACTTTCTTTAAGAGTCAATGATTGCCTAAAGGAATTTATGAAAGGATTAGATCTATTGTTGGTTGACTTTAAATTAGAAATGGGGTTTAACGGGAGTGGTCAGTTATTAATTGCGGATGAAATCAGTCCAGATTCATGTAGAATTTGGGACCTTAAGACCAACGATCAAGATGATCGAATTCTCGATAAAGATCGTTTCAGAAAAGATCTGGGAGGAGTCTTGGAGGGTTACAGTGAGATCCTTCGCAGGATAAAAGCATTCAATTCATAA